One Methanobrevibacter millerae genomic region harbors:
- a CDS encoding 50S ribosomal protein L19e has translation MNLTTQKRLAASILKVGLNRVWIDPERIEEVSMAITREGVKQLINDGAIKAKPQKGISSYRSKKIAEQKQKGKRKGAGSRKGAKKARTPKKKQWMTTIRALRKDLKEMREEEIIDATTYRKLYKMAKGGAFRSKSYMRNYARDHDLIKGEE, from the coding sequence ATGAATCTTACAACTCAAAAGAGATTAGCTGCAAGCATTCTCAAAGTAGGGCTTAATCGTGTATGGATCGATCCTGAAAGAATCGAAGAAGTTTCCATGGCGATTACAAGGGAAGGCGTAAAGCAGTTAATTAACGATGGAGCTATTAAAGCGAAACCTCAAAAAGGTATTAGTAGCTACAGATCTAAAAAAATCGCAGAACAAAAGCAAAAAGGAAAAAGAAAAGGTGCAGGTAGTAGAAAAGGTGCTAAAAAAGCCCGTACTCCTAAGAAGAAACAATGGATGACTACAATCAGGGCTTTAAGAAAAGACCTTAAGGAAATGCGTGAAGAAGAAATTATTGATGCTACTACATACCGCAAGTTATACAAGATGGCTAAAGGTGGAGCATTCAGAAGCAAATCTTACATGAGAAACTACGCACGTGACCATGATTTAATTAAAGGAGAGGAATAA
- a CDS encoding 50S ribosomal protein L32e, with protein sequence MANKRFKRQEYARYKKLGIKWRRPRGKTSKMRRYEAGKPDMPAIGYRTPRAIRNLHPSGYNDVLVHNMKELEALNPETDAARISASMGKRKKLLMLDKASELGIKVLNKNI encoded by the coding sequence ATGGCTAATAAAAGATTTAAAAGACAAGAATATGCTCGTTATAAAAAACTTGGAATAAAATGGAGACGCCCTAGAGGTAAAACCAGTAAAATGAGAAGATACGAAGCAGGAAAACCTGATATGCCTGCTATCGGATACAGAACCCCTAGAGCAATAAGGAATTTACATCCTTCAGGATATAATGACGTTCTTGTTCACAACATGAAAGAATTAGAAGCATTAAACCCAGAAACTGATGCTGCAAGAATCAGTGCTTCTATGGGTAAAAGAAAAAAACTTTTGATGTTAGATAAAGCATCTGAGTTAGGAATTAAGGTTTTAAATAAAAATATTTAA